The genomic window TCGTGCGACACGCGTCCGAGCGCGCGTTCGAGACGCTCGACGAGATGTGGCACGTTCTCGCGCTCATTGTAGGTGGGAACGATCACGGAGAGCCGCATACGTCCTCAACGGACTAGTACCGGAACGCGTCCGAAGCGTGCATCGCTTGATTGGACGGTGCCGGAATATCTTTCGAACGAGCCGGGCGCAAGCCTTTCCGAGGCTCAACGTAACTTCTCGCCGCTCGCGCTTCAGTTCGTAGGGCGATCGTCGTTCAGCGTCGTTTACGCCCCTGCTTCATGCGCTCCCACAGGCGCCGCGCCTCGTCGAGCAGCCCGTCGGCGATATACAGCTGAAGGCCCCGCGCCGACACCGAGTCCCCGAGGGCGGCCTCCAGCTCGACGGTGGTGCGGATCACGCGGTGCTCGTTGCCGCCCATACGCTTGAGCCAGCTCGCTTCAGCTTCGTCGCGATACGTGACCTTCGCCGGATCCCACTCATCCCAATAGTTGAAGTCCGTGAGATGCAGCTCTCCGGCTAGGGCTGTGGCCTTGAAGAAGCGGTCCGCCAACTCGCTCGATCTCCTAACCGACTTCTTCCCGCCGGGCGCCGGGTGGGCCTGCCCGCGCGACTGCCTCATCCGGAAATGACTCAAAATCGACGTTCGACAGGAGCGATCGGGCCGCGCCCGAAGGGTGGACGCGTAACGGGAACAAATCGCCTATCATTCTGTCGAGTCGAAGGAGCCGGAACGTGAACTTACGAGACCGCGCGGCCCGACACTGGGCAGGTGTGATCGCCGGTGCCGCGGCGGCGGTGCTCGTCGCCGGTCCGCTACCGTCCCGCGCGGCGGGCGCCGCGGAGCCGGTCGTCATCATGCCGGCCGCGCCGGTGCAGGGCGACACCCTTGCGATTCTCGTGCGTGCGACGTTGGGCTCCACGGTCGCCGTCCGTTTCAACGGAAGCCCAATCCAGGCCTTTGCGGAGGGTGAAGGGACGTGGCGCGCGCTGCGCGGCACGGATCCCGATACGCCGCCCGGGACCTATCCGGTCGACGTCGTGATTACGGCCCCGGGTGGCGGCGTCGATACGCTGCGGCGGAGCGTCCGGATCGGGCCGGCGCAGTTCCCGGAGCGCCATCTCACGCTGCCGCCGAGCACGACGGCGTTGATCACCCCCAAGAATCTGGCGATCGAGCGCGCCGCGTTGAACTCCGTGCTCGGGCGTCGCACGCCGGAGACACTCTGGCACGGACCGTTTCGGATGCCGGTGACCGGACAGATCGATTCACCCTACGGGGAGATGGGTTTCTATAATGGGGTCCGCGAATGGTGGCACCAGGGCGTCGACTTCCCGGCGCCGGCGGGCGCTCCGGTCGCCGCGGCGAACGGCGGCGCGGTCGCGCTCGCGCGGGCGCTGCCGCTGGGCGGCAACACGGTCGTCCTCGATCACGGACAGGGCGTTCTAACGGAGTACCTGCACCTGTCGGCGCTGCTCGTGCACCCCGGCCAGCGCGTCGCGCAGGGCGAGCCGATCGGCCGCATTGGGGCGACCGGCCTCGTCACCGGCCCCAGCCTGCACTGGGGTCTGTACGCGGACGGCCACTGGGTCAATCCGCTGTTCTGGACGACGGCGCGGCCTGGTCTGACCGAGTAACACACGTTCGGAAGCGCTGCCTCGCGGACGCTTCCGCGAGTTAGGATAGGCGGCGATGGTCGCGAACGCTCACGTCTCTTCGCGCACCAGGACGTCCAGGAGGCGCGGCTCCGCCGCGGGCTCCGCGAGCGTTTCCCGCAGCTCGCCGGGCTCGTTGACGACCCGTGAGGCGACCCCGAAACCGCGCGCGACCGCCGAGATGTCGATCACCGGCTCGTCGAGATCCATTCCTACGAGCCGTTCCCGGCGCACGCTGCCGCCTTTGTACGACCGCATGCCGGACTTGAGGACTTCGTACGCCCGGTTGTCGACGACGAACACCGTCACGGGGATGTGGTAGCGCGCCGCGGTCCAAAGCGCCTGGACCGTGTACATGAGCGACCCGTCGCCGATGGTGCAGACGACGTGCCGGTCCGGCCACGCCATCTGTGCGCCGAGGGCGGCCGGTAGCCCCAGACCGAGCGAGCCGGCCGCGATCCCGAAGTAGGACCGTTCGGTGCGCAGCGGCAGATAGCGGTCGACGATGCGGGCGGCCGTCACGGCCTCATCGACGATCGTCGTCGCCTCCGTCATCGTCTCGCCGAGAATGCGGTAGGCGCAGGCGGCCGACATCCGCTCGCCCGCCTTGGGCGGCGTCGCCGCCTGCCGCCAGCGTTCCTCACGCCGCGCGCGTTCCTCTGCCACGGCGCGGCGCCGCTGCTCCGCGCCCGCCGCGCGCCCGTCGGTGCCGAGCCGCGCCGCGAGCCGATCCGCCACCTCCGTCAGCGTGGCGCCGACGTGGCCGACCGCGCCGATCGTCGGGATGACGTTCTTGCCGAGCTCCCACGGATCGGGATCGATGTGCACCACCGTCGTTCGCGCGGCGAGATGTACCGGCGGCGTGTACAGCAGTCCGGCGAACTTCCGGGCGCCGGCGAGCACCACTGCGTCGGCCGCGCCGATCTCCGCCTGCAGCTCGGGCAGCGCGAGCCCCGCCATCCCGAGGTATTGCGGATGGTCCGTTGGGAAAGCGGACCGTGTCGGCAGTCGCTCGCCGTAAACCCGCGCGCCCGTCGCCTCCGCGATGCGGACCAGCGCCGCGCGCGCCCCGGCGCCGGCCGCGCCGCCGCCGACGATGACCACCGGGTCGCGGGCCCCGGCGAGCGCCGCCGCGATGCGATCGAGCACGGCGGGCGACGGCATCGTGTCGGGCTCGACCTCAAACCATGGCGCCGGCCCCGGCACTTCTCCGTCGAGGCAGTCCATCGGCAGGCCGAGGAAAACGGGGCCCGTGGGAGGCGCCGCGGCGGTCTTGAACGCGCGGGCAAGCGCTACCGGCACGTCCTCCGGTGCGCGCGCTTCGTACGACCACTTCGTGTACGGTGAGGCGAGCCGCGCGAGATCGCTCCACAGCGACGGCTCCTGCAACATCATGCGTGTGTCGACCTGGCCGGCGGTGACGACCACCGGCACCTTGGCGCGGTACGCGTTGAAGATATTGCCGAGGCCGTTGGCGAGACCGGGCGTGATGTGTAGATTGACGAAGGCGGGCTCCCCGGTCGCCTGCGCGTAGCCGTAGGCCATCCCGACCGGAATCGCATCCTGCAGCGCGAGCACGTACCGGATGTCCGGGTAGTCCGCGAACATCTCCATGAAGTTCAGTTCGGTCGTACCGGGGTTGCCGAAGACGTGGCGCACGCCGCGGGCGCGCAGCATCTCGAACATCGCGACCTTGGCCAGCATGCGCCTATTTCCGCTTCAGGTAGATTGCTTCGAGGCCCTCGCGGGTGAAGTCGGGCCGGCGGCAGTACGCCAGAATCTCCTGCTCCGACCGGTTGATCCGCTCCACCGCGTCGTCGAGCCGTCCCGCGATCTCGTCGGGAATCGACAGCACCCCGTGCCGGTCCGCGTGCAGCAGATCGCCCGGCCGCACGGCGAGGCCGTCGACCTCCACCGGTACCCGGACGTCCACCAGGTGCACGTAGGCGCGGGAGACGACCGTGCTCCCGGCGAAAAAGTGGAAGCGCAGCGCGCGTACCTCGTCGAGATCGCGCACACCGCCGTTCGTCACGGTGCCGACGCAGCCCAGCGCGTAGTGGATGTTGCTCTGTACCTCGCCCCAAAAGGCGCCGATGCCGGGCGGATCGTCGAGATCCTGGATCACCACGATTCTGGGCGCGGGCACCTCTTCGATCGCGCGCCACAGCGCCGCGCGCCGCGCGGTCGCATCCGGCGGCGGCGCGGTCGCGGCCCGGCACGTCGCGGTCACCGCGTACCCCACCATGGGCCCGAGATCCGGAAACAGGCAGCGGATCTGCCCGCGGGTGAAGCCGGTGTTCTTCGGACGGACGTTGAAGGTTTCGATCGCGTTGGACAGCGTCGGCGTCGTGTACGTCCGCAGCCTCGCGAGAGCGTCGGGTCCGAGCGGTTGGCGCATTCGTGCCTCCGTGTCGCGCGTGGTGGGTGCCCGCAGAAGTTCTGGCGGCCGGACGTTGGAACCTTCCCGGGCGCGGAGGCGGCGGTGATGGCGCAGTGGCAGAAAAACTTGTACGCGCTGTGGGCCGCCCAGTTCGTCTCGATGATCGGCCTCACGCTCGTGGTGCCGTTCATGCCGCTGTATATCGGAACGCTCGGCGTGCATCGTCTCGAGGACGTCGAGCGCTGGAGCGGGGTTCTCTTTGCCGCGCCGTTTCTGACCCAGACGTTGATCGCGCCGCTGTGGGGCGTCCTCGGCGACCGCTACGGCCGCAAGATCATGGTGATCCGGGCGCTGACCGGCATCGGCTTTACGAACATGCTCGCCGCCGCGGTCGGGGCGGTGTGGCAGCTGCTCGCGCTGCGCGTGGTCCAGGGCGGGGTGAGCGGCTTTGTCGCCGCGACGAACGCCCTCGTCTCCTCGTCGATCCCCCGCGACCGGCTCGGCACGGCGATGGGGGTGCTGCAGAGTTCGCTCACCGCGGGCGGCATCATCGGGCCGCTGATCGGGGGCGCCCTCGCCGACGCGATAGGGTTCCGCGGGGTCTTCGTGATCACCGGCCTCATGTGCTGGGGCGGTACCGCGGTTGTCCTAATTGCGACGAAAGAGGCGGCCCGCTCGCCGGCCCGCGAGGGCGGCCCCGGCGTACGAGACAATCTCGCGTACTTCCTCGGCTCGCCGGCGCTGCGCCCCGTGGGGCTGCTCCTCTGCACCAGCAACCTGGCCGTAATGGCGGTGGAGCCGATCTTTCCGGTGTTCGTGCAGACGCTCGGCGTGCCCGTGCCCCGCGTCGCGACCGTGGCCGGGGTGCTGTTCTCCGTGACCGGGTTCGCGTCGATGGCCGGCGCCGCGATGTGGGGCCGCATCTCCGATCGTCTCGGCGAGGGCCGCGTGCTCACGATGGTGCTGTGGGGGGCGTGTGTCGCGTACGCCGCCCAGGCAGCCGTGCGGGGGCCGGTCACGCTGTTCATCCTGCGTGCCGCGCTCGGGCTCGCCGTCGGCGGACTCATGCCGCCGCTCTACGCGATCGTGGCGCGCCGCGCGCCCGCCGAGCGGCTCGGAGGTATCATGGGACTGACGAGCAGCGCGATTATGATCGGTAATCTTGTGGGCCCGATCGCGGGCGGGATGTTCGCGGCGGCCGCCGGTATCCGCCCGGTGTTCGTCGCGTCCGCAGCGGCGCTGGGCGTCGCCGCGCTCGCGACGCGGGGGCTCGTGCCGGCGATTGCGGAGCCCGCTCCGGCTCCGGGCGCCGAGTGACCCCCTGGCCGAACGGACGGCGCCGCGCTGCGCGCCGGAACGGGGCGGCACGCCGGCTGTGGTGATGCAATAAGGCGGGGTGATGCGTATGGACGGGGTGAAGGCGATGAAGACGACGGCCTCGCGCTGGATGCGCGCCGCACGCGCCGACGACGTCCGGCGCACCGGCCGGCTGGCCGTTCAGCTGGACGGCCACGCCGTGGCGCTCTTCGTGTCAGACAGACGAGTCTACGCGATCGATAACCGCTGCCCCCACATGGGGTTTCCGCTCGACCGCGGCAGCGTCGCCGACGGGATCCTGACCTGTCACTGGCACCACGCCCGGTTCGATCTCGCCGGCGGCGGCACGTTCGACCAGTTTGCCGACGACGTGAGATCGTATCCCGTTGAGATCCGCGGCGATGAAATATACGTCGACCTCGCGCCGCGCGGCGATCCGCGCGCGCATCACCGGCGCCGGCTCCGCGACGGACTGGAGCGCGACATCCCCCTCGTGATCGCGAAGGCGTCGCTCGTGCTCGGCGCCGACGACGCCGGCGCCGTGGAGGCGGTCCGGATCGGCGTCGAGTTTGGGACGCGGTATCGCGGCGCGGGGTGGGGTCAGGGACTCACCATGCTGACCTGCTACGCCAACTTGCTGCCGCACCTCGACGAGGCCGACCGCTCCTGGGCACTGTACCAGGGCCTGAGCGCGGTGGCGCGCGATACGGCCGGCGCGGCTCCGCGCTTCGTGCTGGCGCCGCTGCCGGACGAGGCGGCCGGGATAGACCGGCTGACCGCCTGGTTCCGGCGCTTCGTCGAGGTCCGGGACGCCGAGGGCGCCGAGCGCTGCGTCGTCTCCGCGGTGCGTGAGGGCGCGGACGCGGCGGCGCTCGCGCGCATGTTGTTCGCGGCGGCCACGGACCACCGGTTTATTCAGACGGGGCACGTGCTCGACTTCACCAACAAAGCGTTCGAAGCGCTCGACATCGCGGGATGGGACCGCGCCGAAGGGGTACTCGCCAGCCTCGCGACGGCCTACGCCACAGCCGATCGGATGGAGGAGTCCAACGAGTGGCGGCATCCCGTCGACCTCGTGGCGATCGTGGAAGCGGCGGCCGATGTCCTTCCGGCGGCGCTCGAAGCCGGGCGACGGCGGAGGAACGGTGAAGGCGTCGGTGCAGCGCCGAGTGGCGAGGGTCGCGACCGCAGCGAAATGATCTCCGTGTTGCTGGGCGAGGACCCGCAGGCGATCGCCGACGCGCTCCTCGACGCCCTGCGCCGGGGATCCACGCCGGCGGACGCGGCCGCGGACGTCGTGTATGCCGCCGCGCTCCGCATCGCGCGGTTCCCCCAGTCGAACGAGTTCGGCGACTGGGACACCGCGCTGCACACGTTCACCTTCGCGAACGCGGTGCATCAGGGCCTCCGCCGCATCGGAGTCGCGACCGGTTCGGAGCCCCTTGCGCGTGGCGTTTTTGACGCCGCGATGAGCGTCTACCTCGACCGGTTCCTGAACGTCCCGCCCGCCCGGCTGCCGGACCCGGATCCCGGGGCGCCGGCCGGTCCGGAACTGTTGGCCGGTCTCGCCGCCGCGCTCGACCGTCAGCAGCAGGTGGCGCCGGCCGCCCGCCTGGTTGCGACGTACCTCGCCCGGGAGAACGCCGCCGCGCCGCTCGTGGCGATCCTCGGGCGTCTGCTCGTTCGTGAAGACAGAAACTTCCATACTATACAGATGCTCGAGGCGGCAGTCCGCCAGTATGCGGAGCTGTGGCGGGCGGAGGCGGGCGCCCACATGCTCGTGGCCGCGGCCAGATACCTCGCCGCTCATGCCCCCACCGTCCGGGCGCAGGGGCAGACCTTCGAGATCGCCCGGCGGCTCCACCGCGGCGAGCGCCTCTTCGAAGAGGAATAAGCCGTCGAACGGTATACTGTTGTTACAATTGCTCCGGATGATGGCGGGGACGCCGGCGCGCCCAGGGGCCGGCGACCTTTGAACTCGTAAAGGGGGCGAGAGCGTGAAGGGATGGGGCACCGGAGTACTTGTCGTCTGTTTCGTGGCGCTCGCGACGCTGCCGTCGAGCGGCGCGATGATGGGGACGGATCTCGTCGGCTCGATCAAAACGCAGCTCAAGACCGCCACGTTCCACGCTGGCGAACTAGCGCAAAAGGGCGCGATCGCCGCGACCCAGTTGCACATGCAACACACCATCAACTGCCTCGAAGGCCCGACGGGTCCGCACTTCGTTCAGGCGGTCGGCTATCCGTGTCAGGGACAGGGCAAAGGGATCATGCCGGACCTGAAGACGGCCGTCTCGCGCATGGTTCCCGGCGCGCAGGCGGCGTGGAACGACGCGAACATCGCGTTGACCCTTGCGATGCAGGCGAAGGGCATGACCGACGTGGCGCAGGCCCAGCCCTGGGCCAAGGTGGTCGCCGAGCATCTCGCCAAGGCGTCCGACGAACTCGGGCAATAGTTCCATAGACGTGCTTTTACCGCGAGGGGTGGATCGGCCGGCGTGCTGATCCACCCTTTCGTCGTTCATTTCCCGATCGCGCTCTGGCTCACCGCCGCATTTTTCGACGTCCTCGCCTGGCGGCAGCCGGACCGTCCCGTCTTCCGTGAGGCTGCGTACTGGCTGATCGGCATCGGCGCGCTCGGCGGCCTCGTCAGCATCGCGGCCGGCTGGATGGATCTGCTGAATCTGGAAGCGCAGGGGGTGGGGACCGGCGTCCTCACCCGGCACTGGACACACAGCATGAGCGCGTACCTCGCGACGGCGGTGTTCCTCGGTATCTTCACCTGGCGCTGGCGTACCGGGAACCCTCCGCTGCCTCCCTGGGCGCTGTACCTCACCGTGGGGGCGGCGCTCCTGGTTGCTGCGACCGGCTATCTCGGCGGCGACATCCGTCAGGTGATGTAGCCCGCGGGCGCCTTTTCGGGTAAGATGAGAGAACGCCCCGGAACCCCCGAGGCACGACCATGACCGATCCCTACGATCCGAAAGCCATAGAAGGCAAGTGGCAGGCCCGCTGGGAGGCGGACGGGTTGTACCGCGTCCGCGACGACGCCTCCCGGCCGAAGTACTACTTTGTGACGATGTACCCGTACCCAAGCGGCGACCTCCACATCGGGCACTGGTACGCGATGACGCCGTCCGACGCGCGGGCGCGGTACCAGCGCATGCGCGGCCACAACGTCCTCTTCCCGATGGGCTTCGATGCCTTCGGGCTGCCGGCCGAGAACGCGGCGATCAGTCACGGCATCCACCCCTACAAGTGGACGATCGCGAACATCGAGCGGATGCGCGGGCAGTTGCGCTCGATGGGCGCGATGTTCGACTGGTCGCGCGAAGTGGTCACGTGCCTGCCGGAGTACTACGTTTGGAACCAGTGGTTCTTCCTCAAGTTCTACGAGGCCGGCCTGGCGTACCGGGCGATGGCGCCGGTCGACTGGTGCCCGCACTGCAACACGACGCTCGCGCGCGAGCAGGTCGTCGGCGCGGAGCGGGTCTGCGAGCGGTGCGGCACGCCGGTAATCAAGAAGGACCTCGAGCAGTGGTTCTTCCGGATCACGAAGTACGCGGACCAGCTGCTCGATTTCAGCAAGATGCGGTGGCCGGAGCGCGTCGAGACGCTGCAGCGCAACTGGATCGGCCGAAGCGAAGGCGCGGAGATCGTCTACGCGAGCGAGCAGGGCGATGCGATCACCGTGTTTACGACGCGCCCGGACACGCTGTTCGGCGCGACGTTCCTCGTCCTGGCGCCGGAGCACCCGCTGGTCGAGAAGCTCACGACCCCCG from bacterium includes these protein-coding regions:
- a CDS encoding M23 family metallopeptidase; its protein translation is MNLRDRAARHWAGVIAGAAAAVLVAGPLPSRAAGAAEPVVIMPAAPVQGDTLAILVRATLGSTVAVRFNGSPIQAFAEGEGTWRALRGTDPDTPPGTYPVDVVITAPGGGVDTLRRSVRIGPAQFPERHLTLPPSTTALITPKNLAIERAALNSVLGRRTPETLWHGPFRMPVTGQIDSPYGEMGFYNGVREWWHQGVDFPAPAGAPVAAANGGAVALARALPLGGNTVVLDHGQGVLTEYLHLSALLVHPGQRVAQGEPIGRIGATGLVTGPSLHWGLYADGHWVNPLFWTTARPGLTE
- a CDS encoding thiamine pyrophosphate-dependent enzyme — protein: MLAKVAMFEMLRARGVRHVFGNPGTTELNFMEMFADYPDIRYVLALQDAIPVGMAYGYAQATGEPAFVNLHITPGLANGLGNIFNAYRAKVPVVVTAGQVDTRMMLQEPSLWSDLARLASPYTKWSYEARAPEDVPVALARAFKTAAAPPTGPVFLGLPMDCLDGEVPGPAPWFEVEPDTMPSPAVLDRIAAALAGARDPVVIVGGGAAGAGARAALVRIAEATGARVYGERLPTRSAFPTDHPQYLGMAGLALPELQAEIGAADAVVLAGARKFAGLLYTPPVHLAARTTVVHIDPDPWELGKNVIPTIGAVGHVGATLTEVADRLAARLGTDGRAAGAEQRRRAVAEERARREERWRQAATPPKAGERMSAACAYRILGETMTEATTIVDEAVTAARIVDRYLPLRTERSYFGIAAGSLGLGLPAALGAQMAWPDRHVVCTIGDGSLMYTVQALWTAARYHIPVTVFVVDNRAYEVLKSGMRSYKGGSVRRERLVGMDLDEPVIDISAVARGFGVASRVVNEPGELRETLAEPAAEPRLLDVLVREET
- a CDS encoding RraA family protein — encoded protein: MRQPLGPDALARLRTYTTPTLSNAIETFNVRPKNTGFTRGQIRCLFPDLGPMVGYAVTATCRAATAPPPDATARRAALWRAIEEVPAPRIVVIQDLDDPPGIGAFWGEVQSNIHYALGCVGTVTNGGVRDLDEVRALRFHFFAGSTVVSRAYVHLVDVRVPVEVDGLAVRPGDLLHADRHGVLSIPDEIAGRLDDAVERINRSEQEILAYCRRPDFTREGLEAIYLKRK
- a CDS encoding MFS transporter gives rise to the protein MAQWQKNLYALWAAQFVSMIGLTLVVPFMPLYIGTLGVHRLEDVERWSGVLFAAPFLTQTLIAPLWGVLGDRYGRKIMVIRALTGIGFTNMLAAAVGAVWQLLALRVVQGGVSGFVAATNALVSSSIPRDRLGTAMGVLQSSLTAGGIIGPLIGGALADAIGFRGVFVITGLMCWGGTAVVLIATKEAARSPAREGGPGVRDNLAYFLGSPALRPVGLLLCTSNLAVMAVEPIFPVFVQTLGVPVPRVATVAGVLFSVTGFASMAGAAMWGRISDRLGEGRVLTMVLWGACVAYAAQAAVRGPVTLFILRAALGLAVGGLMPPLYAIVARRAPAERLGGIMGLTSSAIMIGNLVGPIAGGMFAAAAGIRPVFVASAAALGVAALATRGLVPAIAEPAPAPGAE
- a CDS encoding Rieske (2Fe-2S) protein, coding for MRAARADDVRRTGRLAVQLDGHAVALFVSDRRVYAIDNRCPHMGFPLDRGSVADGILTCHWHHARFDLAGGGTFDQFADDVRSYPVEIRGDEIYVDLAPRGDPRAHHRRRLRDGLERDIPLVIAKASLVLGADDAGAVEAVRIGVEFGTRYRGAGWGQGLTMLTCYANLLPHLDEADRSWALYQGLSAVARDTAGAAPRFVLAPLPDEAAGIDRLTAWFRRFVEVRDAEGAERCVVSAVREGADAAALARMLFAAATDHRFIQTGHVLDFTNKAFEALDIAGWDRAEGVLASLATAYATADRMEESNEWRHPVDLVAIVEAAADVLPAALEAGRRRRNGEGVGAAPSGEGRDRSEMISVLLGEDPQAIADALLDALRRGSTPADAAADVVYAAALRIARFPQSNEFGDWDTALHTFTFANAVHQGLRRIGVATGSEPLARGVFDAAMSVYLDRFLNVPPARLPDPDPGAPAGPELLAGLAAALDRQQQVAPAARLVATYLARENAAAPLVAILGRLLVREDRNFHTIQMLEAAVRQYAELWRAEAGAHMLVAAARYLAAHAPTVRAQGQTFEIARRLHRGERLFEEE
- a CDS encoding DUF2231 domain-containing protein — its product is MLIHPFVVHFPIALWLTAAFFDVLAWRQPDRPVFREAAYWLIGIGALGGLVSIAAGWMDLLNLEAQGVGTGVLTRHWTHSMSAYLATAVFLGIFTWRWRTGNPPLPPWALYLTVGAALLVAATGYLGGDIRQVM